TAAACGGAATAAAAGAGGATTCTAACCGACTGCTTCAAATAACCGGTGAACTGTTAAATATGACCCAGGTTGAAAGTGGTTCCATCCAAATTAACTTACATACGACAGAAATACAGCCTATTATTGAATATGCTATCATGGCGAATCAATTTGCTGCGAATCAAAAAAAAATACACTTTGTTATCGAGGTAGATCCCAAAGTGAAAGCTATATTTGCTGACAATGAGAAAACGGCTTGGGTTCTTACCAATTTTCTTTCCAATGCGATACGTTACTCGCATGAAGATTCGGTCATTCGTATAGGGGTGGAAAATAACGAACTTAAAACAAAATTTATCGTTACCGACAGCGGGCAAGGGATCGAGCCTAAATATCTGGATAAAATATTTGCACGCTACTTCCGTGTACCAGGGTCCAAAAAAGGTGGAACAGGACTTGGTTTAAGTATTAGTAAAGAGTTTATAGAAGCGCAGGGAGGCGAGATTGGTGTTGAAAGTGATTATGGCGCAGGAAGTTCTTTCTATTTTTCATTACGTACTGCTATTCCCGATAATTAATACATACTAATCGGATCGTATCTGTTCCTATAGTGTATTATGACAACACGACAAAGTTGGATCAGATGAGAACAGTTTTTGAGATTATAAGTGGTGCCGGCGAGCCACTCATAATCTCAAAAATGGATTAATGGTTAACTAAAGCCATAGCACCTTCGCTGTATCGAGCTCCGATATTAGGGTATTTATGGAGTATTTCATCGATTGTTTTTAAATCAACATTCGATAATTGTATGTCAAGGGCGCCCACATTTTCTTCCAGGTATTTTCTTTTTTTAGTTCCTGGAATGGGAATGATGTCATTTCCCTGTGCCAGTACCCACGCTAAAGCGAGCTGTATAGGACTACAGTTTTTATCTTTTGCCAGTAGAGAGAAGTCGGCGACCAATTGTGCATTGTTCAAAGCATGTTCGCCTTGATTACGCGGTAAGGTTCTTCTAAAGTCGTCCGAAGCGAGATTTTCTAGATTTAAAGAATTTGAAAATAATCCACGCGCTAGCGGTGCATAAGGAATTAAACTTATCCCCAATTGACGTACAGTCTTTAGGATTTCTTTTTCTACATCGCGTGTAAGGAGCGAATATTCGCTCTGTAAAGCAGCTATAGGGTGTACGGCATTTGCTTTGATGATTGAGGCGGGGGATGCTTCGCTTAAGCCAAGATACCTCACTTTTCCCTCTTTAACCAATTCCGCCATAGCGCCTACGGTCTCTTCGATGGGAATATTGGGATCTACGCGATGTGCATAATAAAGATCTATGGTATCTATTCCAAGGCGTCTTAAACTTTTTTCCACCGCTAATTTTATCCATTCGGGTGAGCCATCGAAATAGGTGTTTGCCGTACCACTTGGACCTGCTATTTCATCTTTAAAGCGAAACCCAAATTTTGTTGCAATAAAAACTTTGTCACGGTTGGGAACAAGTACTTTTGAAATAAGCTCCTCATTGGCACCGTTGCCGTACATATCTGCGGTATCCCAAAAATT
The genomic region above belongs to Sphingobacterium zeae and contains:
- a CDS encoding aldo/keto reductase, which encodes MKYRNLGTTNEKLSAIGLGCMGMSFAYGPTDEKGSIATLERALDLGINFWDTADMYGNGANEELISKVLVPNRDKVFIATKFGFRFKDEIAGPSGTANTYFDGSPEWIKLAVEKSLRRLGIDTIDLYYAHRVDPNIPIEETVGAMAELVKEGKVRYLGLSEASPASIIKANAVHPIAALQSEYSLLTRDVEKEILKTVRQLGISLIPYAPLARGLFSNSLNLENLASDDFRRTLPRNQGEHALNNAQLVADFSLLAKDKNCSPIQLALAWVLAQGNDIIPIPGTKKRKYLEENVGALDIQLSNVDLKTIDEILHKYPNIGARYSEGAMALVNH